CCCGTATCCAAACATCGCCCAATGCCCCAACTGGCCGAGCATACGCCGCCACACGTCTTCCTCCGTGTGCGGTTTGCCACCCAGAAAGCGGTAGAAATCGGGGTGTTGGTGCAGGGCCGCGGCCGCTGGCAGGTCGCTAGGCTGTGGGCCACGCAGCAGCAGATCGGGTGTTTCGAGTGGGGGCACCAGCGGAGCAGGCGCATCACGTAAGGATAGCATGGACAATGGGCAGAATTTGTTGGGATAGTTAGCAGGTAATTCTAGAACTGAAGATACGATGAAGGCCACTATGCCTGGCGCCGCCGAAAGCGCACCTTTATTTCCTGCCGGGGTCGGAGCGTAATCATCGGCAATAGATCAATGGGCGGCTGAGCTACCGCTTCGATATCAAAACGACGCAGCATTTCCAGGAGCACCAGCTGCATTTCGGTGAGGGCAAACTGATTGCCGATGCACAGCCGCGGACCACCGCCAAATGGTATGTACGCATAGGGCGCTTGTTGTCGAATCTGGTCGGGGCCAAAGCGCTCGGGGCGGAAGGATTCGGGCTCGTCCCAGAGCTTGGCGGAGTGGTGAATACCATACAGATATCCTGATATGAGGGTGCCTTTCGGTAATTCTAATCCGTTGTAGGTATCATCCTCCTGAGCCACACGGTCCAGAATCCAGGCGGGCGGGTACAGGCGCATAGTTTCCTGAATGACTTGCAGCGAATAGCCTAAGCTGGGCAAATCGGCGAAGGTGGCGGGCCGGTCGCCGAGCACTTGGGTCATTTCGGTGCGCAGCTTTGCTACTACTTGCGGGTGCTGAGCCAGCAAATACCACATCCACGACAACGCATTGGCCGACGTTTCGTGGCCCGCTACCAAAATTATGGCGGCCTCGTCGAGCACTTGCTCTTCGGTCATCGGCTCGCCATTGTCTTCGTAGCGCGCATCGAGCAGCATTTGTAATAGGTCATCGGGCGGCGGACCGCTGGTTTGCTTTCGCCGCCGGATGTAGCCGCGCACAATATCCCGCAGCTCGGCCGCCAGCTGGTCGTGGTGCTGAAATTGCCCCCTAGCGTGCTGCCAAGGCCGCAGATACGGCTGCCGAACGGTGCGGACGTAAAAAGCTTGAATAGCAGTTAGCAACTCGGCCATTCTGTGCAGTTGAGCTTCCGCCAAGCTATTACTAAACACCGAGCGCGCAATAATCCGAAACGCCGTCGTGGTCATGAGCTCATGCACGGCCACTTCTACATAGCTGCCCGGCTGGCTCAACTGGCGCTCCAGCGGCTCCAAGCACTCATTTATCTCGGCTTGCATCAGCGTAACCAAGCTGCTGATGCGCTGCCGATGGAAGCCCGGCTGAATCAGGCGGCGCTGCTGGAGCCAATAGCTGCCTTCGCTGGTGAGCAGGCCATGACCAAGGTAGCGCGCCACCCCGTGCGACAGTTCGGACTTGGGATAGTTGCGGTGGTTTTTCTGCAACATGTGCTGCACCAAACCAGGGTCGCGGGTGAGCACAGTGCGCCGAATGCCCCCCAGATACACTACAATAGTGTCGCCGTACGTATCCAGGTAGCCATTGAGCACCGGAATTGGATTGGCCGCCAGCGTAATAGAGTTGCGCAACGACTGTAGGCGCGGCACCTCGGGCAGCTTTTTAGCGACCGGTTGAGAAATAGCAGACATACACGAACGGGTTAAGCCGACTTCAAATTACACCTGTCTTGGCTTTTCTGGTTACAGAAAATAAGTGAATGCTCTCGCCTCGTAAGTCGCCGTTTTTAGTTCGCTGGGGGGCTTTTTGGCGAAGAGTAACACAAAACCCTACGCCCTGCGTACACCATCTCAACGGTACCCACCACGTGGCGCTGCCGTTGCCGCTCCTAATTATCTCCAAAAACCAAACACTTCCTCCCTATGTGGATTCAGCAAAAACCCGGCACTCCTGCCCCACTCGATGAGCTACAAGGCCGCACCGTAGGTCTAAAATTTGAGTGCAACCACTGCAACACCGAAGTTTTCACCGACCTGATCGGCGTACCGGCTCCCGATTTGCTGGCCAACTCCATGGAAGACGACGGCCAATTTGAAACCGAGGAAATCAAGTGCCCCGGCTGCGATATGGTGCATGCTATCACCGTGCGCAGCACCTTCGAAGGCGTGCAGTTTGATGTGTCGGAAGTGAAGCCCGAAAGCGTGAGCTACCAGATTGCTGAGCCCGAAGTATAGCCATCAGTACCCGTCGGGGGCAATCTTCAATGGGTCTTTACACAATACATTTTCAGGCCTGATGGCTGCTTACATGGCAGTCGTCAGGCTTGTTGTTTGAAGCCTTGTCTGACCTCGGGATTCATCCTATTGCGCTTTTTCTCTATTAAATAAACGAATGAAAGCTTTCATTTTCGATCTGAACGGTACCATGATCCACGACATGGAGTACCACACCCGCTCGTGGCAATCCTTGCTCAACAATGACCTGGGGGGCAATTTTACCTGGGATGAGGTCAAAACCCAGATGTATGGTAAGAATCAAGAGCTGCTGGTGCGGGTGTTTGGCCCCGATAAGTTCACGGCGGCAGAAATGGAAAGCTTATCTCTGGAAAAAGAAAAGCGCTACCAAGAGGAGTACCGTCCACACTTGCAGCTGCTGCCCGGCTTACCTGAGTTTCTGGCCGCCGCCCACCAGCGCGGAATTCCAATGGCCATCGGCTCGGCGGCCATTCCGTTCAACATCGATTTTGTGCTGGATAACCTCCACATCCGCCACTACTTCACGGCCGTGGTCAGTGCCGCCGATGTCACGCTGAGCAAGCCCCACCCCGAAACGTTCCTGAAAGCGGCCGAGCAGCTGGGCGCGGCGCCCGCCGATTGCCTCGTGTTTGAAGACGTGCCCAAGGGCGTAGAAGCCGCTAAAAACGCGGGAATGAATGCAGTGGTCCTCACCACCACGCACGAAGAATCAGAGTTTGCGGATCTACATAACGTCCTCCACTTCGCCGCCGACTTCCACGACCCGTTTATGCAAACCCTGCTAGACTAGGCGTTACAAGCCTATTTCTCCCGTTCGATCGTGTAATTGATCAGCTGCTCCAGCGACACGCGCGAAGGCGACTCCGGGAATGTGCGCAGAATGGTTAGCGCCTCGTCGCGGTAACGTTCCATCACCTGCACAGCGTATTCGAGGCCACCGGTTTTCTTCACAAACTCGATTACGGCCTGCACCCGGTCTTTGCGGCCGTCGTTGTTTTTGACGTTAAAAATGACGCGGCGCTTGGTCAGCCAATCGACCTGCTGCAGGGAATAGATGAGCGGCAGCGTCATCTTTTTCTCCTTGATATCGATGCCCACGGGCTTGCCGATTTCGTCGGTGCCAAAGTCGAACAGGTCGTCTTTGATCTGGAAAGCCATACCTACTTTTTCCCCGAAAAGCCGGGCCCGCTCAATCGTTTCCTTATCGGCCCCAGCCGAGGCAGCGCCCACGGCGCAGCAGGAAGCGATGAGCGAAGCCGTTTTTTGGCGGATGATGTCAAAGTACACGTCTTCGGTAATATCGAGGCGGCGGGCTTTCTCAATTTGCAGCAGTTCACCTTCGCTCAGCTCCCGCACCGCGTTATTTACGATTTTGAGCAGGTCGAAATCGTCGTGCTCCAAAGCCAACTGCAAGCCGCGGGATAGTAAATAATCGCCTACAAGTACGGCAATCTTGTTTTTCCAGAGCGCATTAATGGAAAAGAAGCCGCGGCGGTAGTTGCTTTCGTCCACCACATCATCGTGCACGAGGGTAGCCGTGTGCAGCAGCTCAATAAGTGCCGCACCCCGAAAGGTAGCTTCCGGCAGTGGGTCGCCGCCGCTGATTTTGGCCGTGAAGAACACGAACATCGGGCGCAGCTGCTTGCCTTTGCGCTTAATGATGTAGCCCATGATCTTGTCGAGCAGCAGTACTTTGGTCTGCATCGAAGCCCGGAATTTGCGTTCAAATTCCTCCATTTCGGCCGCTATCGGGGCCTGTATCACGTCGAGCGTTCCTTTCATGCGGGGCATTGGGCGCTGCAATGATACGCGGCTGCCGCCCAGTTTCCTAACTGGCTACCGCGGCGCTGTTCTTGCGCTTTGTTCATTCCAACTCTGTGGGGGGCAAATTTCGTAGCTTACTTTTGCTTCTCTACTTAATCGGTACCAAAATGCCCCCCAGCCTCTCTCCTACCGGCGTTGAGTTCCTGTTAACCTGCTCCCGCCACAGCCGGCCTTTTGCCGCTGATGCCCGCTTTCTGCCCGATGGCCAGCCTAAGCCGGTAGTCGTGTTTGTCCATGGCTTTAAAGGCTTCAAAGATTGGGGCCATTTCAACGTGCTGGCCGACTACTTTGCGCGCCAGGGCTTTGTGTTTATCAAGCTCAACCTCTCGCACAACGGCATTGTGCCCGGCGGCACCGGCGACCTGGAAGACCTGGAAGCCTTTGGCAACAACAATTTCAGCCTGGAACTGGACGATCTGGGCGCATTGCTCGACAGTCTTTATTGGCACGGCGAAGCGCCCATTCCAGCCCCTGAGATGGATTTGAGTCGCCTATTTCTGGTGGGTCACAGCCGGGGCGGCGGGCTAGCTATGCTGAAGGCAGCCGAAGATGCGCGCGTGCGCGCCGTAGCCGCTTGGGCGCCTATCAGCGACATTGATCAGCGCTGGTCGGAGGAGGTGATGAAGCGGTGGCAAGCCGAGGGCGTGCAATACATCGACAACACCCGCACTGGTCAGCGCATGCCGCTGTACTATCAGCTGGTTGAAGATTTTCAAGCCAATAAAGAACGGCTGGATATCCCAGGGAATGTGCGTGAAAAGCTGAGCCAGCCACTCCTTATCCTCCACGGCGACGAAGACGAAACCTTGCCCGTAACAATGGCCCACAACTTAAAGAGTTGGAAACCCGACGCCGAGCTGGTTATTCTGCCCGGCGCTGGCCATATGTTTGGTGGCAAGCACCCCTGGGATGAGGACCAGTTGCCAACCCTAGCGCAGGAAGTCGCCGACCGTACGATAGCCTTCTTCCAGGGCATTAAATAGCTTGGCCTCCATCCAGAATCATACGGCTTACCTTCTGCTCGGCAGCAACCTCGGCGACCGAGCCGCCACATTACGCGCCGCCGTGCAGCAACTCAACGAGTTGGCTGGGACGATATCTTCTACGTCATCTCTTTACGAAACCGCCGCGTGGGGCTTGGAGCAGCAGCCTGCCTTTCTGAACCAAGCAGTGCAGCTTCGCACAAATTTGCCCCCCGAAGTATTGCTGGATGTCTGTCTGCACGTGGAGCAACTGGCTGGCCGAGAACGGCGCGTGCGCTGGGATGCGCGCACCTTGGATGTAGATATTCTGCTGTATGATGAGTTGGTCCTGGATTCGTCCAGGCTAGTGGTTCCTCACCCGGCCTTGCCCCAACGGCGTTTTGCCTTGGTGCCGCTAGCTGAAATTGCTGCGACGACCGTGCATCCAGTGTTTGGGCAAACAGTAACCGAACTGTTGGCAGCTTGCACCGATGTGTTGCCTGTGACACAGTATTATACCTCTGAGGCTAACTAGCGCAAAAACTCAGATGAGAAAAGACGCGCTACAAGTATGCAGCGCGGCTTTTCTCATCTAAAGCTAATCAACTGTTTATACAGCCGAACTGGCAGCCACCTGGGGGGCAATTTTCTTGACTAAGCCCTGCAATACTTTACCCGGTCCGCACTCTACGAATTCCGTAGCGCCGTCCTGCGCCATCTGTTGAATGAGCTGGGTCCAGCGTACAGGAGCGGTCAATTGGCGCACGAGGTTTTCGCGAATTTCGTTAGGGTCACGGTGCGGGGCAGCGTCTACGTTTTGGTACACCGGGCAAATACCAGCCGCGAAAGGTGTCGTTTCGATGGCGCGGGCCAAGGCAGCTTCCGCCGATTGCATAAGCGGAGAGTGAAAAGCCCCCCCGACGCTTAAGGGCAGCGCACGCTTGGCACCAGCCGCTTTCAACTGCTCGCACGCAATCGTGATGCCCTGCTGAGTACCCGAAATAACCAGCTGACCGGGGCAGTTAAAGTTGGCAGCAACCACGATATCGCCTTTTTGGCTGATTTCCTGACAGATGCGCACCACTATGTCATCATCCAAACCCAGAATCGCGGCCATGGTGCCAGGTTGTTCTTCACAGGCCGCTTGCATGGCCTGCGCCCGCTGTGCCACTAGTTGCAGCGCATCCTCAAACTTCAGCACCTTAGCCGCCACCAGCGCCGAAAACTCGCCCAACGAATGACCAGCTACCATACTGGGAACTAGTTCTGGGAGGCTCGCGGCCAAGGCCACCGAGTGCAGAAAAATGGCTGGCTGGGTGACATTGGTTTGGCGCAGATCTTCGTCGGAGCCAGTGAACATGATATCGGTGAGGCGAAAGCCCAGGATGTTGTTGGCTTGGTCGAATAACTGGCGTACGGCTGGCTGCTGCTCGTAAAGGTCGCGGCCCATACCGCTAAACTGACTACCCTGGCCGGGAAAAATGACTGCTTTCATAAAGCGCGGTTTGAAGCGATATTTGGAATTAGTTGGGTTTAATGAGGGGCTTCGCAGCCAACTCAACGGTCGCGCAAGCTGCACAAATTGAGTGGTAAGCCCAAAAAAGCCCCCCAGCAACTGTTTTTACGGCCTACCAGAAATGAACAGGGCGAACCTGCTGGCTCGCCCTGTAAATAAACACCTTATGGAAAAGGAAATCAGCGCGTGATTTCCACCCAGCCTTTGTAGGTCCGCTTGGTGCTGTTGAAATCGGCGAATTCCACCTCCGCAATGTAGTAGTACACGCCTTCGGTCAGTTTCACGCCCGCTTTACCTTCGGTCGCGTTGCTGGTGCCTTCCCAGTCAATCAACGGCTTCTGGTCGCTTTCATACACCTTCACGCCCCAGCGGTTAAAGGCTTGGAAACGCGTGCGGCGGATCGGGCTCGCTACTTTCGGCCGGAACGTGTCGTTGCGCTGGTCGGCGTTGGGCGTGAAGATGTTGGGCAACACAAAAAACAAGCAGTTGTCTTTGCACTCGATATTACTGAGTGCACTGCGGTTGCCGACCGCATCCACAGCCTGAATGGCATAGCAGCCCGCAAAGGTGGCCTTGCCGGGCCGGTTGGGCCGATCCCGATCCAATCGGTCCACGTAGCTCTGCTGCGTCACCGAGTCGATGGCCACGAGCGGTCCTTCGGGCGTTTCCCGATACAGAATCCGGTAGTAGGCGATTTCGCGGCTGCAATCGGCGGGCGTATTGCCTAGCGTCCAGCGCAGCTTGTTGCTGTATACCTGATTAGGTGCCGGGAAGCTCGGCAGCGCCGCCAAGCTGTCGCAGTTGGTTTGCACCAGCGTCAGCACCGGCGGACACGGCACCGTATTGAGGGCAATGCACTTCTCCTGGCTCTTATTTAACAGGGGGTCGGGAATATCCGGGTTGCTGTACGTGCCGTTGGTTTCCACATAATAGCAGTATACCTGGCCTTTGCGCAAGGGCTGCGCCGTCGTCCCCTGATCGACAAAGGTGCCCCCCGTCGCCGTGCCCGTCACGGTGCCCACCGGCACAAACGCACTGCCCGGCGCAGGGTCCCGCCGATAGATAGTCGTGGGCCGCAGCGCATTATTCCACGGCACCGTGTAGGTCCAGTTCAGCGTAATGCGGTTCAGATTCGGGTTTGAGACATCGGCCGTGCCTTCCAGCCGCACGCTGGAGGCAGTAGAGGTTTCCGTCAGCACGGCCGAGCCGGGTCCGGCCACGGCGTTGCTAAAGAATTCCAGCCGGTAGGTGAAGGTGTTAGCCAACGTGTTTATACCTGTATCCACAAACGAGAGCTCGTCCAGGTTATTGGTGGTGAAGACCACCGTCGGCGTGCCCGTACCAACTGAACGGAGCAGGCGGTAGCCTACAGGCGGCAGGAAACCGCTTTGGCTGAAGGGCTTGGTCCAACGCACCGTAATGGCGCCGTTGGTGGCATCCGTCCGATCGACGGTCACATTAGTCAGCACGGCGCTGCGGCCTTGCAGATTCAGGCACACCTCGGCCGAGGCAATGCTGGCCCCGCCTTTGGGCCGCGGAAACTCGGCGTAAATCCGGTAGCAATAGTTTTTGCCCCGCTCCAAGCCCAGGCCGCCCCGGTCATCCCGAAAAATATCCGTGCCGACGGGCACCGATCCGACCTGCACAAAACCGGAGGAAGCTGGAATACCAGTCTCGCACGGGCCCGGCGTGAAATTAGAGGGGCCTTCTTTCCGATAAATGAGAATTCGACTAGCATTACTGCACGTATACCGGTCCCAAGTCAAAATGGCCGTATTGCCTTCGCCCCGCACCCCTAAGTTCTGGGGCGGCGGCCCCACGACCGTAATGCGCCACGCCTTCTCATCAATTAAGACGGTGCCCGAGGGCGGAATATCGTCGGCTTTGAAAACCACGGTATAGGGATCGGACGCCACATCCGTACACTGGGGCGTCCAGCGAAACGTGCCACTGGCCTGCGGGGGCCCCGTGGCATTCTGCACAAAGGTGGCCGGCGGGAAAATGCCCCCGAAGGCCGCTAGTGTTATCTTATCATTATTCGGGTCCGTGGCCGTCACGCTGGCCGTAATGGGCGTACCGGCAATCACGCACAGGTCTTGCGGAATGGTAATCGTAGGCCGCAGATTATTCGTGGGTTCCACCAGGATCTGCATATCCCGGATTACCTCCCCAATCAAGCGGGCGGGCCCCGTACCGGTTCGGCGGTACTCTAAGACGGCAAAGGCAAAATTATAGAGCCCTACTCGATTGGGGGCATTCCAGACAATCTGCCCCGTTCGTCGGTCCTGCGTGAAGGTGGATTGCCCGCCCCCAGGGTCATTCAGATAGGGCACCTGCACTCCACGTGGTGGGGTCAGGTGAGGGAAAACATAATTATTAGTTACTGTCGGCCGGGGCTGGCATTTATCTATATCAACCGTTCCAGGTACTCCACCGGCAACTTGCTGGCTGGGGCGCAGTTCAAATACCAAGGAGTCCCCATCGGCATCCGAGGCAGCCGGATTATGCAGCCATACCTGATTGACACCAGCCCTATCGTATGCCGGAGCATTTAATACCGGTGAACGATTGATATTCAGTTCAGGGGCAATAGTAACGCGGGTAGAAATATAAAATGTTTGCGAATTGGAGTCTGACATGTTAAGCACCCCTGCGTTGCGCAATTCACCAATATAGCTTACCAAATAGCTACCCGGAGCATTATAGGTATGCTCGAAGTAGTAGACGTTGATTTGGGTACCAGGTGCTACTTGACGTAACGTCGTACGGGGGACCTTAAACCCACCAGGAGGGCAAGTACCATCTCCAAAAAATATGGTCACTTCCTTTTCATCAACCGATGAAGTGGCGTTGTCGGTGTAAAGCACCATCTTGAAAAAGATGCGCCGCGGGTTGCGAGCGCTGACAGGCAGCGTGGTGTCTGACTTCGCCTGTATGTCGCCGGCCCGGAGGTGGGAGGCCTGAGCAGTGGGCGTTACCCCTAAAGAAGCTAGTATACTAAGTACCAGCCCCACCAATAACCAACTAACGCGTCGAGGTAGCGGAAGCTTCATATTAAAGAGCGATTAAAGACAATTTATCGGAGAGCAGAAGGTCAGCAAAAATGCGCTGTTTACCTAACAAACAACGCGCGCGTGGTGTTACATATTCGCTATGAAGCTCTAACGGCCCCGCTGTCAGATTGATTCACGTCTTTTCTAAACGTCGGATGTCGATTGTTTCGTACTTGGTCGGCCCTTACCTTTGACCATATACAACCGACCTTTCTAAAATCACCAATAACTCCTATGAGTTGGATTACGAAGACGTTTACTAGTAGTATCGGCCGCAAGCTAATTGTGGCTATTACGGGCCTTTTTCTTTGCTCTTTCCTCGTTGTGCACTTGGTGGGTAACCTCCAGCTGTTTAAGGACGACGGTGGGGCAGCCTTTAATATCTACTCCCATTTTATGGGTACGAATCCTGTTATTAGGACCTTAGAGTGGGTACTAGTGCTGGGCTTTGGCTTCCATATTTATGAGTCGTATACCTTGGCTGTACGCAACCGCGCCGCCCGCAAAGTAGGCTACGTGGATAGCCGTCCTTCAGAAAACAGCCCGTGGTACTCGCGCAGCATGGCGCTGCTTGGTACTCTGATCCTAGTTTTCCTGATTGTCCACATGTACAACTTCTTCTATCGGGCCCGCTTCGGTGATCTGGATCCTGATATTAATAACAATGACGACCTATATACTTTGGTGGTCAGCTCTTTCAAACAGTGGTGGTATGTGTTGCTCTATGTGGCCGCGCAAGCAGCTTTATGCTATCACCTTATACACGGCTTCCGCAGCGCCTTTCAGACCTTGGGCCTGAATCATCGCAAGTACACGCCCATTATCCGCGTCATTGGTTATGTTTTCGCCATTGTCGTGTGTGCCGGGTTTGCGTCGATGCCGCTCTACTTCTACTTTTTTAAATAAGTCCTAACCTCGTATTACGATGAACCTGGATTCCAAAATTCCTGAGGGACCTCTCGCCGAAAAGTGGGAGAAGCACAAGTTTGGTGTGAAGCTTGTGAATCCCGCTAACAAGCGGAAATACGACGTAATTATTGTAGGCACAGGCTTGGCAGGCGCTTCTGCGGCCGCGTCGCTGGCAGAGTTGGGCTATAATGTAAAGGCATTTACTTACCACGATTCGCCCCGTCGCGCTCACTCTATCGCTGCGCAAGGTGGTATTAATGCTGCGAAGAACTATCAGAACGACGGCGACTCGGTGTTTCGCTTGTTCTACGACACTATTAAAGGAGGTGACTATCGTTCCCGTGAGGCAAACGTGTATCGCTTGGCTCAGGTATCGGTTAATATCATTGACCAATGCGTGGCGCAAGGTGTACCCTTCGCCCGCGAATACGGTGGCTTGTTGGCTAACCGCTCCTTCGGTGGCGCTCAGGTAAGCCGAACCTTCTACGCGCGGGGCCAAACCGGTCAGCAACTATTATTGGGTGCCTATTCTGCACTCAGCCGGCAAATTGCTTACGGCAAAGTAAAGATGTACACCCGCTCCGAAATGTTGGAGCTGGTAGTAGTAGATGGCAAAGCCCGCGGTATTGTAACGCGTAACCTGATTACCGGTGAAATAGAAACGCACGCGGCTCATGCCGTGGTGCTGGCTACGGGTGGTTACGGCAACGTATTCTATCTGAGCACAAACGCCAAATACTGCAACGTAACGGCACCGTGGCGTGCGCACAAGAAGGGAGCTTACTTCGCGAACCCTTGCTTCACTCAGATTCACCCTACTTGTATTCCTGTATCCGGCGATTACCAATCGAAGCTGACGCTGATGTCGGAGTCGTTGCGTAATGACGGCCGGGTTTGGGTGCCCAAGACCAAAGAAATGGCTGAGCGCCTCCGTGGGGGGCAAATTCGAGTAGCCGATATTCCCGAAGAAGAGCGTGACTACTTCCTGGAACGCAAGTATCCTTCCTTCGGTAACCTGGTACCCCGCGACGTAGCCTCGCGCAATGCCAAGCAAGCCTGCGACGAAGGTCGCGGTGTGGGCTCAACTGGCTTAGCCGTTTACCTCGACTTTGCCGACGCTATTAAGCGTGAAGGCGTTGATAAGGTGAGCCAGAAGTATGGTAACCTGTTTGCCATGTACGAGAAAATCACCGCCGAAAACCCGTACGAGCTGCCCATGCGCATTTACCCAGCAGTACACTACACGATGGGTGGCCTGTGGGTTGATTACAACCTGATGACGTCCATTCCAGGCTTGTACGCTACTGGCGAGTGTAACTTCTCTGACCACGGCGCTAACCGCTTGGGTGCTTCGGCTCTCATGCAAGGCTTGGCGGATGGCTACTTCGTAATCCCTTACACAATAGGCGATTACCTGGCACAAATGCCCCCCACCCCCGTTACCACACA
The window above is part of the Hymenobacter radiodurans genome. Proteins encoded here:
- a CDS encoding fumarate reductase/succinate dehydrogenase flavoprotein subunit, whose translation is MNLDSKIPEGPLAEKWEKHKFGVKLVNPANKRKYDVIIVGTGLAGASAAASLAELGYNVKAFTYHDSPRRAHSIAAQGGINAAKNYQNDGDSVFRLFYDTIKGGDYRSREANVYRLAQVSVNIIDQCVAQGVPFAREYGGLLANRSFGGAQVSRTFYARGQTGQQLLLGAYSALSRQIAYGKVKMYTRSEMLELVVVDGKARGIVTRNLITGEIETHAAHAVVLATGGYGNVFYLSTNAKYCNVTAPWRAHKKGAYFANPCFTQIHPTCIPVSGDYQSKLTLMSESLRNDGRVWVPKTKEMAERLRGGQIRVADIPEEERDYFLERKYPSFGNLVPRDVASRNAKQACDEGRGVGSTGLAVYLDFADAIKREGVDKVSQKYGNLFAMYEKITAENPYELPMRIYPAVHYTMGGLWVDYNLMTSIPGLYATGECNFSDHGANRLGASALMQGLADGYFVIPYTIGDYLAQMPPTPVTTQHAAFKEAEEAVHARTQKLLSIKGNRTPNEFHKALGHIMWDHCGMSRNAEGLQFAKQEIQKLRREFWSDLKLTGTNEELNQMLEIAGRVADFLELGELMVDDALNRNESCGGHFREEYQTPENEALRDDENYAYVAAWEWTGDNQPEVLHKEELQFENVKLTQRSYK